A window of Loxodonta africana isolate mLoxAfr1 chromosome 3, mLoxAfr1.hap2, whole genome shotgun sequence genomic DNA:
CAAGTTCTGCCTCATCCAGACTTTGTTGGGCTGTGAAACTCAGACAGGAGAAGGGCCCGAGCTTTCCCTTTCAGCACAGGAGAAGGAGAGCCACTGACCACTGCGCATAGAAGCTGACAGGAAGCCCAGCACAGCCTCTACTGGCTCTGTGACCTTCAGCCAACACCTTACCCTCTTCAGCCTCAGGTTCTCTCCGTGACATAGGGGTGATAATTCTATCTATCCTGTAGtaatgttgtgaaaattaaatctgGCACAATATATGTATAGTGCTTAGCACAAGTCCCGATATAAACAAAATGCTCCATAAATGctagttattgttatttttagctTCCAAACTATGGAAAGTGTCATGGAAcagggagaaggaaaaaggaacaTCAGAGAGGAAGGGGGATCACGGGAATCACCTCAAAGCGGGTAATGAAGTCCTTCAGGTTTGGGAATGCGTCCAGGCACTTAGGCTCAAAGATACGGTTCCGGTCGAGCATATCGTAAGCAAGGAAATCCACAAAGGTGATCTGCAGAAAGCCAAGGACAAGTGGATGGGAAGCTCCACCATCTGGGAGGAATGACAACTCTGTATTCCCCATCTCCTTCTGCCTTTACCTTGTCCCCTGCAAACCAAGGCCGCTTCCCCAGGAACTGTGAGAAGAGCCTCATCTTGTCAGGGAGCGTCTCCAAGTACTTGGGCTTCAGCTTCTCCTAGCACAGGAAACAGCTTTTAGCACCTTCCAACACATGTCCCCTGGGCAGAGAGGCAGCTCCCCCACTGCTGGGATGACTCAGCTGGCCACGGGAGAGCTGCCATCCTCCCTAGACTGACCCTGGGCTGGTGCCCAGGCTTCCATTTAACCCAATCAGCATTTATTAGACTCCCACTGAGTATCAACCCCATCTGTGAGGTCTGGGAAGGCAGAGAGGAAAATAACACCATCTCTGAATCTGTCACCGCTGATCTCCAACAACCCACCTATCGGTCAGACCCGGGAGTGCTCTGAGCACCTGGCCAAGAACTTGACTCACATGTTGGGTGGAATCACAGAAGGAGAGAACTACAAGAGCTCAAAGAAGGAAGTGGAAATTCTAATTCCTGGCTTGGCACAAGAATGGAAAGGACTTTTTTTGGAGTTTCCTAAAAAGTGAGGAGAATTGGAGAggatgaaagaaaggagggaGTGGAAGGAATTCTTGCAGAAACAAATACTGTGTGGTGGACACCATGTGGCTAATAATCAGGATTTACATGGATCCCTGTGGGTTTTAAGGGGAAGACACCAGGAAAACAAGATAAACACATTGCTGAAGAGCTTAATTTCCACCCTGAGGGAACTGTGGACTTTATCCTAAAATTATGGAGAACTGATTCAGAATTTTCATTTGAGGAGATTTAGAATTATGGAGGTCACTCTGTCAGTACAGGGGACCCCTTGAAGAATCTGTAGGCCTAAGGAGTTCAAATGGCACACAGGACAAGTACAGATGGGAATGAAAGAGTCCCATCTCCTGATCCAGACCCTGCCCTAGCCCAGCTCAACAAGAACTCACAAAGTCAGGGTTGTAGCACATGCTGGCCAGCTCATTGCGAAAGTCCACAACTTGGTTCTCCAGGATGTCCACGCGGatcttctcctcttctgtctcccCACCTGCAGCCCACACATCGGACACTCACCCTCAGCATCCAACCACAGCCAGGCCGTGGGAACGGCCCACTGGCCTCCTGTGCCCCCGCACCTGCCCCCAGCCCCACTCACACAGGTTGTGCTTGCGGGCAATGTAGCGCAGGATGGCGTTACTCTGGGTGATCTTGTGAGGGCCATCAATTAAGTAGGGCAGCTGCAATGGCAACAAGGCAGGTCTGTTGTACCACCGGTCTCCCCAGCACCCCCATCCCTTGTGAAAGGGCAGACTGGGACCTGGCACACTGAGGGCCTGGCCCATAAAAAAAGGTAGGCACTAAATAAACGTATGTACAGCACATGCGTGATCTGGAACAAGGAACACCACGGAAAGGCAGTGAAGAGAACCAGGAATGAGAGGGGTGGAGGAGAAGGCACCTGGTCTTAAACCCTCCAGGCTGGGGGAAGGAGATGGAGGGAGAGACACCTTTCACTTTCCCCCACACCCTGTACCTACATTGGGAAAGTCCAggcccagcttgaatttctcctTCAGCCAATGGCTTTTGTCATAGTCCGGAGCTATGGAGGgaacaatgaaataaaaacaaacctcCTTGTAGTCCAACATTCCGTCCCCAGAAACCATACCAAGAGTCATTGCAAGACCCCCAGAGACTCATAGATCTGGAATCTGACAGAACCACTAAGGCTCACACTCCCAGGAGGAAGGCTTACAAAAGGCTTGCTTAGCCAAGCCCTACGGGGAAGtcgattccaattattaataagGACTGGGGCAGCAATTCCCTCCCAGCGTCCTGAGCAGTCAGGCCAGAGCTGCACAGCCAAAGAGAACCCGGGAAGGGGCGGGCCCCAGATCCAGCTGGTGGAGGCCCGGCAGAGGAGGGCAACAGGTGGCCAGGGCACCGGCTGCTTGTTACCAAATCAGAAATAGTTGGTAGAGGGGCCAACACAAGGGTGCCATTACCGTCCTCCTCAATGTACTTCTTTTCCTCATAgtttgagtctgtgtattccagAAGCAGGCGGATGGCATGAGCCAGCTGGGAGAGACAGCAGGGGGAAGGGGTCAGAGATGGCGAGAGGGATCCTGCCTGCCTGACTTCATCTCCAGGCAAGGAGAAGCCACCCTCCCCTCTCCTCACAGGCGAGAATACCCCACAGAGCTCTCTCCAGATGCCTCTCACTAtgccccaccaccaccccatctGGACCCAAAGTACCCAGCCTGAAGGGGGCCAGGCTGCAGGATGGGGCTTAGCTCCAGTAAAGCCCGGAAGAGGAATCGGTCCCCGAGCTGCTCCGCAATTCCTTACCACCTCACCCCCGTCCCATCCGCCCAGGCGGACCCCTCGCTCACCCCGCGAATGTCCCAATAACCCAAAACCATGGCCATGGTGCACGTCTCCCCGAGATGGCCGGAGCCGCTGTGACGGAGCTGAGGTGGGCCTAATTAGGGCTGCGGAGGGGCTGGGCGATCAGGGACGCTCGGCTCCGCCCCGCCCCGCTGATCCCGCGCgtttccccacccccaccgcccGCCCTTGGCCCAGCGCCCGCCGGGGCCGCAGAGGCACTGGGCTGGCTTCCAGCCTAgagcgaaaaaaaaaaaggaaggagtaAATTCCGTTTTTGCCACCAACCACGAAGATTCAGGTACCCGAGGTTTGCACGCATACAAGCCGAAGGCGCCTGGACCCCTGAACCCCTCGTGGCTCCCTCTGCCGGCGTTCAGACCCCTGCTAGGTCCTGGAGGAGACCTCAGTGCACTTGGAGAGACAAGCCAGAACAGGGGAGGAGTAATGCTCCTCGCCTCCCTTTCGTTAGGGCCTTGCTCAGCCTTTGCTCCTCCTTactgagggcagttctactctgtcctatagggttgctgtcatggattgaattacgtccctcccaaaatgtgtgtatcaatttgactgcaccatgattcccggtattgtgtgattttcctgtatgttgtaaatcctgtcttaATGATGTTACTGGGGTAGGATAGGCAGCAGCTGTGTTAGTGAAGTAAGACTCTAAGATTAGATTgcgtcttgaggcaatctcttgagatataaaagacagaagctagcagagagacagggggacctcataccaccaagaaatagtGCCAGAGCAGACcccatcctttgggcccagggtacctgagcagagaagctcccagtctcggggaaggttgatgagaaggctgacagagagaaagcttttccctggagctgacaccctgaatttggacttttagcctgctttagtgtaggaaaataaacttctctttgttaaagccatccacttgtgatatttctgttatagcagcactggataactaagactgttgctgtgagtcggaatcagcttgatggcaacgggttcatTTTTTGGCTGTTTACACTTaagtggcctcattaacataacaaacacctaTTCCATAATGGGATATggattaggatttataatacttattttgggaggcccccacgtgtctgtcagcttgtagtactgtgggggcttgcgtatttctgtgatgctggaaaccatgccaccagtattcacataccagcagggtcacccatggaggacaggtttcagctgagctttcagactaagacagagtaggaagaaggacccggcagtctacttctgaaaagtattagccggtgaaaactttatcaatagcagcggaacattgtctgataatagtgttggaagatgacccccaggttggaaggcactcaaaagatgactggagaagagctgcctcctcaaagtagagtcaccttaatgatgtggatggagtaaagctttcgggaccttcctttgctgatgtggctcgactgaaaatgagaagaaacagctgcaaacatccattaataattggaacctgaaatgtacaaagtatgaatctaggaaaattagaaatcatcaaaaatgaaatggaacgcataaacatcaatatcctaggcattagtgaactgaaatggactggtattggccattttgaatcggacactcatatagtctactatgctgagaatgacaacttgaagaggaatggtgttgcattcatcatcataaaaaaaaaaattcaagatctatcctgaagtacaatgctctcagtgataggataatatccatatgcctacaaggaagaccagttaatacgactgttattcaaatatacacaccaaccactaggggcaaagatgaagaaatagcagatttttatcagctgctgcagtctgaaattgatcgaacatgcaatcaagatgcattgataattactggtgattttaatgtgaaagttggaaacaaagaagaaggatcgggagttggaaaatatggccttggtgatagaaacaatgccggagatcgaatgatagaattttgcaagaccaaggacttcttcattgcaaataccttctttcaccaacataaacggcaactatacacttggacctcgccagatggagcacacagaaatcaaattgtctacatctgtggaaagggacgatggaaaagctcagtatcatcagaacaaggccaggggccgactgtggaacggaccagcaattgctcatatgcaagttcaaactgaaactgaagaaaatcagagcaagtccacgagagcaaaaataggaccttgagtatatcccacctgaatttagagaccatctgaagaatagatttgacgcattgaacactggcgACCGAagcccagacaagttgtggaatgacatcagggacatcatccatgaagaaagcaagaagtcattgaaaagaaagaaaagaccaagatggatgtcagaggagactctgaaatttgctcttgaacgttgagcagctaaagcaaaaggaagaattattgaagtaaaagaactgaacagaagatttcaaactccggatcaagaagacgaagtaaagtattataatgacatgtgcaaagagctggaaatggaaaaccaaaatggaagaatatgcttggtgtttctcaagctgaaagaactaaagaaaaaatttaagccttgagttgcaatagtgaaggattttatggggaaaatattaaatggcgcaggaagcatcaaaagaagatggaaggaatacacagagtcattataccaaaaagaattagtcgatgttcaaccatttcaagaggtagcatatgatcaggaaccagtggtactaaaggaagaagtccaagctgctctgaaggcattggcgaaaaacaaggctccaggaattgatggaatatccattgagatgtttaaacaacggatgcagtgctagaggtgctcactagtctatgccaagaaatatggaagacagcttcctggccaactgactggaagagatctatatttatgcctattcccaagaaaggtgatccaaccaaatatggaaattatagaacaatatcgttaatatcacatgcaagcaaaattttgctgaagatcattcaaaaatggctgcagcagtatattgacagggaactgccagaaattcaggccagtttcagaagaggacgtggaaccagggatatcattgctgatgtcagatggatcctggctgaaagcagagaataccagaagggtgtttacctgtggtttattgactatgcaaaggcattcgactgtgtggattataacaaattatggataacattgcgaagaatgggaattccagaacacttaattgtgttcacgaggaacctttacatagatcaagaggcagttgttcggacagaacaaggggatactgattggtttaaagtcaggaaaggtgtgcgtcagggttgtattctttcaccgtatctgttcaatctgtatgctgagcaaataatccgagaagttggactatatgaagaagaatggggcatcaagattggaggaagagtcattaacaacctatgttatgcagatgacacaaccttgcttgctgaaagtgaagaggacttgaagcacttaccagtgaagatcaaagaccacagccttcagtatggattacacctcaacataaagaaaacaaaaatcctcacaactggaccaatgggtaacattgtgataaacagagaaaagattgaagtcaaggatttcattttactaggatccacaatcaacagccatggaagcagcagtcaagaaatcaaaagacgcattgcattgggcaaatccgctgcgtgggacctcttcaaagtgttgaagagcaaagatgtcaccttgaagactaaggtgtgcctgacccaagccatggtattttcaatcgcatcatacgcatgtgaaagctggacagtgaataaggaagaccgaagaagaattgatgccttcgaattatggtgttggtgaagaatattgattataccatggaccgccagaagaacgaataaatatatcttggaagaagtacaaccaggatg
This region includes:
- the LOC100669275 gene encoding glutathione S-transferase Mu 1-like; this encodes MAMVLGYWDIRGLAHAIRLLLEYTDSNYEEKKYIEEDAPDYDKSHWLKEKFKLGLDFPNLPYLIDGPHKITQSNAILRYIARKHNLCGETEEEKIRVDILENQVVDFRNELASMCYNPDFEKLKPKYLETLPDKMRLFSQFLGKRPWFAGDKITFVDFLAYDMLDRNRIFEPKCLDAFPNLKDFITRFEGLKKISAYMKSSHYRPTPVYMKMALWGNK